From the genome of Triticum aestivum cultivar Chinese Spring chromosome 3B, IWGSC CS RefSeq v2.1, whole genome shotgun sequence, one region includes:
- the LOC123064550 gene encoding expansin-A24-like: protein MAPARVVAVMLLAVGSVLLSVAADTATVPSPEPFIWQKAHATFYGGADASDTMGGACGYGNLFSEGYGTRTAALSTVLFNDGAACGQCYKIACDRKRADPLFCKPGVTVTVTATNFCPPNDALPNDDGGWCNTPRPHFDMAQPAWEKIGVYKGGIIPVMYQRVPCVKRGGVRFKINGHDYFNLVLVSNVAAAGSIKSMDVKSSDSDDWMPMARNWGANWHSLVNLTGKMLSFRLTNTDGHTIVFNDVVPKGWTFGQSFVSKLQF from the exons ATGGCTCCAGCTCGAGTTGTCGCCGTAATGCTGCTGGCGGTTGGCAGTGTGCTGTTGTCTGTGGCTGCGGACACCGCAACTGTGCCATCCCCAGAACCGTTCATCTGGCAGAAGGCGCATGCAACATTCTACGGTGGCGCTGACGCCTCCGACACAATGG GTGGTGCGTGCGGGTATGGCAACCTCTTCTCCGAAGGATACGGGACACGCACGGCCGCTTTGAGCACCGTGTTGTTTAATGATGGCGCCGCGTGCGGGCAGTGTTACAAGATTGCATGCGACCGCAAGCGTGCAGACCCGTTGTTTTGCAAGCCCGGCGTTACGGTCACCGTCACTGCCACAAACTTCTGTCCACCCAACGACGCCCTCCCCAATGATGATGGCGGCTGGTGCAACACGCCAAGGCCGCACTTTGATATGGCCCAACCAGCCTGGGAGAAGATCGGTGTTTATAAAGGTGGCATCATCCCCGTCATGTACCAAAG AGTTCCGTGCGTGAAGCGGGGTGGTGTGAGGTTCAAAATCAATGGTCACGATTACTTCAATCTTGTGCTTGTGAGCAATGTTGCTGCAGCAGGATCGATCAAGTCCATGGATGTCAAGAGCTCTGATTCTGATGACTGGATGCCTATGGCACGCAATTGGGGCGCTAACTGGCACTCGTTGGTGAACCTGACTGGAAAGATGCTCTCTTTCAGACTAACAAACACTGATGGACACACTATTGTGTTTAACGACGTTGTGCCAAAGGGGTGGACCTTCGGGCAATCCTTTGTTAGCAAATTGCAATTCTAG